The genome window CTCCCCCTTCTTTTTTATCTTATTAAATATCTGGACGAGCTAAAAATGGAGACTCGTTACGCATTAAAATATCAACGTACTGGGCCCGCTCCCATGAATATGGATCTTTCGCTCTCATCTTGCTTAATACCCCCCTGCACTCATCCAAAACTCCATATCCATGTTTCCCCATCCAGCGTTCAACATCATTGACCATTGTATGTATTGATTCAATACCGTTCTTATAGAGAGCACTGACAACCTGCACACAATCAGCACCAGCAAGTAGCATTTTAGCTACATCTTCTCCTGTAAAAATCCCCCTATTTGCGCAAAGGCTGCCATTGACTGTTCCAAAAAGAAGGGCGATGAAACGAAGTGGCAAAAGAGAGTCTCTCTCATGACTCATAACAATAGTTCTCTCTTCTTTTTCTTCTTCAGGATTTATATCTGGATTGATAAAATTATTGAAAAGTACATATCCCTTTGTTCCCATCTGATCAAGCATTGAAACAAAGTGAAGCGGATTGGTGTAGAAAGGGCTTAATTTTACAGACACAGGAATAGATACCACCCGCAAAACTTCTTGAACAGTGGCTAGCTGCTCGTTTTCGATCTGTGAACCACTCATATTTTTATCTATAGGCATAGCGTAAAGGTTGAGTTCCAGCCCCTGGACTCCCGTCTTGCTTAATTTCTCTGCCCATTCAACCCAAACACTTTTCGTTCCTGCGTTCAAACTCGCAAAAACAGGGACATGGGCATCTTTGATAATTTTATTTACCCACATAATATGTTCTTCTGGACCAGCATGTGCTATTCCGGGATGAAGAGCAATCATCTCTGCGTGTCGTTCGTCATCGTCAGTTAATTCATGTTCGAGAGCCAAAGATTCAAGAGCGATTTGCTCCTCAAAAAGCGATTTGATCACTATGCCTCCCGCGCCTGCTTCTTCAGCTTTACGAATAGTTTCAAGGTTCGATGTAATGCCGCTGGCTCCTACGATAACCGGGTTCTTTAACTCCACTCCCATATACTCAGTTGAGAGATCAATTGCCATGTTACTTCCCCCTTTCTCGTTTGAGCACTTATTTGTCATTGTACCCTAATACACAAGTGAGAAATACTCTTAGTCTATAATATAAATTCCTACTAGCAATGAAAGGAGAGATGAAGATGAACCTTGTACTCGAAACAATAAAAAATCGTCGAAGTATCAGGCATTTCTTGCCTTCCCAAGTAAGTAATGAGGAACTGTCTCAAATACTTGATGCTGGGATATGGGCTCCAAGCGGACATAACGATCAGCCATGGCATTTTACAATTATTCAAAAGAAAGAAATAATCGATATGATCAGCGATAAAACAGTATCTCTTATGAAAAAATCGCCAGTTGATTGGGTTCGTAGAATGGGAGAAAAGGAAGGATTTCATATCTATTACAATGCTCCCACTATTATTATCATTTCGGGTAAAAAAAATGAAGATTCGTTATTGAAACCGATTGCAGACTGCTCAGCAGCCATAGAGAACATGCTTCTTGCAGCTGAATCTTTGAATGTAGGAACATGCTGGATTGGGTTCTCTGGTTTCTTCTTCGCCGCAGCTACACCAGAAGAGCTTAAAATGATCGGAGTTCCAGAAGGATATGAACCTTTTTATAGTATCGCTATGGGATATAAAGATCCAGACCGCCACTACGGAGCACCACGTCGTAAAGAAAATACAATTACGTACATACGCTAAAGCGTAACCATAATATTACAATATAAAGAATCTCCCCGCATCATAAGATAACGGGGAGATTTATTTTTATTTCTTGAAAATAATTGAACGTGCAGCAACAACACCACTTGAAGCAGCCTGAATAATTCCTCGACTGACTCCTGCGCCGTCTCCAGCCATATAGAGATTTTGAATTGTAGGAGTCTCAAGAGTATCTTTCAATTCAAGACGCAGAGAATAAAGTTTGATTTCCACTCCGTACAGAAGCGTATCATTCATATTAATTCCCGGCATAATAATATTGAGAGCCTCTATAAACTCTACAATATCCGTTAGAAAGCGATGGGGTAAAACAAGACTCAAATCTCCGGGCTGAGCTTGGGCGGTAGGTTTTACCATTCCCCTCATGATGCGAGCTTCTGTTGAACGACGTCCATCTCGAAGATCTCCCAAACGTTGAACAAGAATTCCGCCGCCTGCCAACATATTTGCCAACTTGGCGATGTGAGTCGCGTAGCCTATGGGATCATTAAAAGGTTGCGTAAAATTCTTTGTTACGAGAATAGCAAAATTCGTATTTTTAGACTTTACATTCTTTAAACTGTGCCCATTTACCGTTACGAGATCATGAGCCTTATTATATTCATGAACAACAAAGCCTGATGGGTTCATACAAAAGGTACGACAACGATCGTCAAAAGTCGGGGTATTGTAAAGACATTTAATTTCATAAAAGTGATTGGTTAGATCCTGACAAATACTATCTGGTATTTCTACCCGCACCCCAATATCTACTGGCATGGAAGCGATGGGCAGGTTGTATTGATTTACAATGCCTTCAAGCCATGAACTTCCTTCACGGCCTGGAGCTAAAATAACATTATCTGCCTCGATTTCACGCCCATCCTTCAAGGCGATGCCTTCAATAACTCCGTTTCGAACTTTGACTTCCATTACTTCCGTATTCATGAGAATGTCACACTTTTCCTTTAACTCCTCATACATGTTATTAAGCACCATGCGAGAAGCATCTGTTCCTATGTGACGAATTCTAGCCGGTATGATTTTTATTCCGCGACTTGCTGCTCTTTGAATCGTATCTTTTACAATATCCCCTGTCGGTTCGTAATAATTCTTATCTGCGCCAAAACTGACAAAAGCATCATCAACATACCGAATCATATTCTCAAGCGCATCTTCGCCTATGCACTCTTCGAGATTTCCGCCAAAGCCAGTGGTCAGCGTGAGCTTTCCGTCAGAGGCAGATCCGGCCCCACCCCATCCAGAAACGATATTACACGAGTTGCAATTGACACATACAGGGGAAAGTCCCTCAAGAATAGGACATTTTCTGTCTTTTATAACTTTTCCTTTGTCAACTATAAGAACTTTCTTATCATTCTTCACTAACTCCATGGCCGCAAAGATGCCTGCAGGCCCAGATCCCACTATAATAACGTCGTATTTCACCGTTATTTCTCTCCTTCACTATCAAAATTTACTCGTTGGCCACATGGAAAGTATAGGGGTAGGTATCAATAGGTGACCCTTGAGATGATACCATAAAAAAGAGCCCTTCTCCATGAAGAGCTCTTCCGTCATAATGCAGGTGAGATTATTTATTCGAATGATCTAACGATAGCCTTCAAAAGGACCTCTCCATCGAACTTCGATAAGTCCCTCTGAATTGAACATCTCTATAGAATCCACGACTTCATAAAACGCAATAGCATTCTCTCTCTGTACTTTTCCCCTTTTCTTCGCTTTAACCACCCTCATCTCCCCCCTTCTTTTCTTATTGGCGGCATTCTCCTTGGGATAGAGACCTTGACCATAAAAAAAGCCGGAAACCGCTTAAAGCGGATCCCGGCTCTGGTGTTTGTGAGTAAGGGCAATTAAATGCCGATCACACCAGGAGGGGATCCGCTGCTAATAATAACGACTACAGGTAGAGAAATTAGAGACTGAAGAAACATACTTTTAACTAGCTGCATTTCGAACCCTCCTTCTGTGTCCAAATTATTTGAATATTTCCACACATTATATTGTCGATTATTTCGCCTGTCAACCCTTTTTGGGCATAAATATTAATACAATCCAGTCAATTTTGGCAAAACCGTAGAGATCCAGGGAAGATAGGTTAAAAGCAAAACATCAACAACCATGATCAAAATAAATGGCCATACTGCTCGTGTAATATCCTCAAGCTTGATATCGGCAATGCTGCACCCAATGAAGAGGCATACACCCAATGGCGGAGTAACCATTCCTATTGCAAGGTTTACAACTAATACGATCCCAAAATGGAGAGGATCTACACCTATCTGAGTAATGACCGGCAATAAGACAGGCACCAAAATAATAATGGCCGCAACTGTTTCCATGAACGTTCCCAAGAAAAGGAGCAAGATGTTAATGAGGGTTAAGATAACAACAGGATTTTTTGAAATCGATAAAATAACCTCTGCAACGGCCTGAGGAACTTGTTCAGCAGTAAGAATCCAGCTGAAAACAGATGAAGTGGCAATAATAAACATGATCATCGACGTTCCCATAACTGTCGTAACAAGAATATTCTTCAGTTGAGAAAGATGAAGTTCCTTATAAATGAAAAAACCGACGATGAAGCCATAAACGACAGCCACTACTGCCGCTTCTGTAGGGGTAAAGACACCACCATAGATTCCCCCCAGAATAATTACAGGCATCATGAGGGCGAGAATTGCCTGTTTAAAAGTTTGCCAAATTCGTCCTAAAGTCGGTTTTTCGTCGCCATGATACCCCTTTTTCCTGGATATTAGCCAGGCTACAAACATCAGAGAACAACCGACAAGAATGCCAGGGAGAATGCCACCCATAAAGAGAGCGCCTATAGAAACTCCGGTAAGAACTCCGTAAATTATCATAGGAATGCTTGGTGGAATCATAACGCCCAAAGTACCAGCAGTTGCTTGAACAGCTGTAGCAAAAGGCTTGTCGTATCCCCGCCGTACCATTGCCGGTATTAAAATAGTTCCAATAGCAGCAACTGTAGCTACCGCTGCTCCTGAGATCGCTCCAAAAAACATACTCGCTATAATGGCAACAAAAGCTAATCCACCAGAAAAACGACCCACAATAGAGTTGGCAAATTCAACAAGACGTCTTGAAATACCCCCAAACTCCATTAACGAGCCCGCGAGAATAAAAAAAGGCACCGCCATGAGAGGAAAAGAATCTGCCGCCGTAAACATTTTTTGAACTATTACTATAGGAGGGATCGCCCCTGAAAAAAGAATAGCGGCAACAGAAGCCAGACCAATAGCTATAGCAATAGGCACGTTTATAACAAAAAACAAAATGAGACTAGCAAAAAGAACAGTGGTCATATGGCTTCATCCCTTCTTCCTACAACAATAGATAAGGCCTGTTCGATGGAATAGATAAACATGAGGACACCACTTACAAAAATGGCTGAATAAGGAATCCCCATGGATATTTCCATCGCCGGAGATCGCTGTCCTGAAACGATAAAAAGAATTCGACGTCCATAAATAACCATGAGTGCGAAAAATACCGCCGCACAGAGAGTTGCCAGAAAAGCAACACCTTTTTTCATTTTTGGAGGCAACATATTTACAACCACTTCCACACCGATATGTGCTCCCCTTTTAACGCCAATACTGGCCCCAAGAAAGGAAATCCAGACAAGAATATATCTGGAAAGTTCTTCTGACCATGGCAGAGAAGAGTGGAGAACGAAGCGAAATATGACTTGTAAGAAAACAACAACAACCATAACAATCAATAAAAGACTGACGGCATATTCTACAATCCGGTTTAAACCGTTAAGCAATTTTTTCAAAAGAATCACACTACCCCTTCTTTCTGCCGAAGAACACCTACAAAAAGGGAGGGAGAAGGAAAAGCTCTCCCTCTCCCTATGACATACGAACGGCTCTAATTTCCTGCAAGAATCTGATCAAGAAGCTTTGCGTCTTCGCCAAGTTCCCCACGGAATTCGTCATAGACGGATTTCGTGGCCTTACGGAAGGCTTCTTTATCTGGTGTATTTATTTCCATTCCAAGTTCTTTCAGTTTTTCTACCTGTTCATTTTCCATTCTCGTAATCTGCTCGCGCTCATAAAGAGCCGATTCTTGAGCAGCTTTCATGAAAATTTCCTGATATTCTTTAGGAAGCTTATCAAATCTAAACTTACTCATTATCAACATCGAGGGAGAAAAAACATGTCCGGTAAGAGAAACATATTTCTGAACCTCGTATATTTTTTGAGTGTAAATAATAGGAATTGGGTTTTCCTGCCCATCAACTGTTCCCTGCTGGAGAGCAGTAAAGACTTCTCCCCATGCCATAGGCGTAGGATCTGCTCCGAGGGCTCTCCAAATAGCCATCTGTACTTTATTTTCCATGGTTCTGAGCTTGAGTCCTTTGGCCTCTTCTGGAGTATTTACGGGATGCTTAGAATTTGTCAGATGGCGGAACCCGTTTTCATACCATGCTAAACCTTTAATGCCTTGTTTTTCGAGAAGGCCCATAATATACTGTCCGATTTCTCCATCGAGAGTTGAATAAGCCTGAGCCTTGTCTTTAAAGAGAAATGGGAAGTCAAAAATCATAAACTTTTTCTCGAATCCACTCATAGGCCCTGTTGAAGAGACGACCAAATCGACAGTTCCTAACTGAAGCCCCTCAATAAGGTCTCTCTCTCCTGTCCCAAGCTGATTATTGGGGAAAAGATTGACCTCTACATCTCCATTTGTTTCTTTCTCGACAATCTCTTTAAACCGTACAGCTCCAAGGTTATAAGGATGCTGATCACTCACAGAGTGCCCCAGCTTAAAGGAGTACTTAGCTGCCCAAGCAGGTTGTGTTACAGTCCCCAGCATAAAAGCACAAAACAAAAGCCCTACAAAAATTATGGTGCTTTTTTTCGTCCCTCTCATCACATGTCCCCCTTTAGACTTCTTCATAAGTTTTTTCTTTTACTGAAACAAGGTTATAAAGAACTTTATTAATAGGCGTCGCGATTCCCAGACGTCTACCTTCCTGAACAACGGCCCCATTTATAACCCCAATTTCTGTTTTACGTTTGTTCGAAACATCCTGAAGCATGGAAGACCTATTTGCTGCGGTAAGTTTGGCAACTTTTCTCGTATGTTCTACTGGATCGTCTATTTCAAGGGTAATTCCCTTTGCATTTGCCACAGCAACTGCCTCTTGTACAGCACAGGCAAGGAGTTCGTCTGTTTCAGAAAAATCTACTAAACGACCATTTTTTAACCCTGTAACAGCTGTTAAAGCATTAATGCCAATATTGACAATCAACTTGCCCCAAATGAGTCCCATTACATTGGGCGATAATTTAACGTTAAAACCACCCTTTTTGAGTAAATCTCCTATCTTTTCAAGGCGCTCATCGATAAAACCAGAGAGCTCTCCGATTACTGTGTCTCCTTGACCTGCATGGCGTATTTTTCCTGGTCCAAGCAATGTGGAACCATGTCCTGTTACACCTGCAATAACTTTTTCTTCGCCAACAACAGCACTTATTTTCTCTACATTACCAAGGCCGTTTTGAAGGGTTAAAACGCTTGTATGCGCCCCAATAATACCTTTCGCACTTTCCATCGCCTGAGATGTAAGCGTGGCCTTAACAAAAACAATAAGGAGGTCGCACTCCCCCGCCTCTTCAGGAGACGTAACAGCTCGAATAGAACGAATCGTACGCTCTCCTCCAATGCCCTCAATAAAGAGGCCGTGGGTATTAATGGCATCTACATGATCTTTCCAAACATCAATAAGCGTTACGTTAAAGCCTGCTTCAGCAAGCATTCCGCCATAAAGGCATCCCATAGCTCCTGAGCCAAGAACAGCTATTTTCATATTTTTCACCTCGGTCTTACTTGCGCAGATCTTTCAAATCGTCTCTGCTCAAACCTCCAAAGGTGTGTTTATCTTCCGGGAAAGAGCCTGAACGGACTTCTTCTTTGTATTCACCAAGAGCCTTTACAATTTCGTCTCCGATTTGAGCATACTGTTTAACAAACTTGGGAAGGAATTTATCGAAGAGCCCCAACATATCGTGGAAAACCAAAACCTGACCGTCTGTATAACGTCCTGCTCCTATACCAATAATGGGAATTGATACAGCTTCTGTAATTGCACGTCCTAATTCTTCAGGAACACACTCTACAACGATGGAAAATGCTCCGGCATCTTCTAGGGCTTTTGCTTCGTCAACAATTTTCTGAGCTGCTTCCAAACTTTTCCCCTGCACCTTAAAGCCACCGAGCATAGACGCCGTTTGAGGCGTAAGGCCAATATGTCCCTGAACGGGAATTCCTGCTTCAACAATGGCAGAAACGACTTCTGGGCGCCCGCCCTCAAGCTTGATCACATCGCAACCGCCTTCTTTCATGAGACGATTTGCACTGCGAATGGCTTGAGAAATGCTTTCGTTATATGAGCCGAAAACCATATCGCCAACAATCATAGGTGTGGGAGCACCCTTTACAACGGGTTTGATGTGAGCAACCATTTCGTCTGTGGTAAGAGGCACTGTCCCATCATTGCCAAGCATTGTCATAGAAAGAGAATCACCAACAAGAATGATCTCGATACCTGACTTCTCAACTAAAACAGCCTGAGCATAATCATACGCTGTAACCATCGATATTTTTTCGCCTTTTTGCTTCATTTCTTTGAGCTTTTGAATCGTTACCTTTGCCATTGCGAGATTCCCCCTCTAGAGATATATAAAGTTTTTATACTTTTTCTTTGTCGATTCAGGATTTGTACCCAAGGGTGGTCGAAAAACGTTTGGCCACATCTATAACCAAATCCCGAATGGCAATAAGACGTTCTGTATCTGCATAAAGGAATTTCGGCACTGCAACACTCAGAGCCGCGAACACTTCCCCAGAATGACCCCATACTGGAGCTGCTACACAAAAAAGGCCTTCAACGTACTCTTCGTTATCGATGCAATATCCTTGTTGGCGTATAGTCACAAGGTGCTCGAGTAATTCATCAAAATTGGTTACGGTATTTTCAGTAAAACGTATAAATGGTTCATCTTGAAGCAAGGCTCTAACTTGATGCTCAGGCATATAAGCCAACATGATCTTGCCAAGGCCAGTACAATAAGATGGCATTCGTTTTCCTATAGAAAGGTCTACTTTTATTGTTGATTGACTTTCGATTTTATCGATATAAATTACGTATTTTCCATCCATGACAGCTAGATTTACCGCTTCGTTCGTTTTCTCTGAAAGCTCTCGCATAAAAGGCATTGCCTGTTTTCTCAGACCAAGAGATTTCACCACGTTATTTCCGATTTCAAAAAGTTTAAAGCTATTGGAATATTTATGATTCGCCTGGTTTTGATTAACGTACCCCAAGCCTTTGAGGGTAGAAACAATTCGATGAACAGTACTCCGTTCTAAACTGAGCAAGTTACTCATTTCGGAAATACCTAACTCGCCACGTTCATCAAGTATTTCAATAATCGACATTGCTCTTTCTATAGACTGCACGTACCCGGAACTTTTTTTGGAACCTGTCACGATAATCTGCCTCCTTCTTTGTAAGGGAGAAAACAGCCACCTCAGAAAGATTCCATAATACGGAATAATATTCATCATTGTGGAAACGCAACTTAATTATAAACATGCAGAATTGTATGTCAAACTAGAGAAGAAATACATTTTTGGTAGTTCCAATAATTATATTTTTCACTTTTTATGTTACATGCGAGATTACAACAAACAAGGGGGTGTCCAACGATGCGGACACCCCCTTGTTTATTCTCGAAAAAATATCCGATACCTTTTATCCCCAAAAGAGTTCTATCGTCTTGTCGTCTGGCTTTTTACCTATATAAGCACCAATAATAAACGCTATAAGCCCTATAGCAATTGTAGGAACAATCTGATGAGCTCCCATCCATTTTACTTTTGTAATAGTGAAATAGATGAAAGACCCGCATCCTGCAACAATAGATAAAATAGCACCCGTAGCATTTGCACGTTTCCAATAAAGGCCCAAAATCGTTGGCCAAAGGAAAACCGCTTCAAGACCACCAAAAGCAAAAAGGTTTATCCAGACCAATAAAGAAGGAGGTCTAAGCGCTGCTAAAAAGACCATCACACCCAATATACCTGTCACAACAAAGCTCATACGTCCTATTGCCGCTGGATTAACTTTTTCAGGTTCTTTAGAAATATAGTTTAAATAGAGATCTTTAATAATGGCTGCCGATGCAAGAATAAGCATAGAGTCCACTGTAGACATAATAGCTGCAAGTGGTCCTGCTATAAATATTCCGGCCCAGAAAGGAGAAAGAAGATGGATCGTTAAGGTTGGAACTGCAAGGTCTCCCACTTCGATATTAGGAACGACAGCTCGTCCTAACGCCCCCACCATATGCATACAGAGCATAAGAAACCCTACAATAAATGTTCCAACAATCATGGCATTGTGCATTGATCGGGCATCTTTATATCCCATACATTTTACTGTTGTTTGCGGAAGCCCTAGTATGGCAAATCCCACGAGAACCCAAAAGGAAAGAATAAAGGGTTTTGATATAAAATTATTGGGCCCAAATGGAGTTATCAGGGCAGGATCAATTTCATGAAGTTTCTGTATTACTGAGGTCATTCCTCCGCCTGCATGGACAACGCTCCAAAGTAAGGCAATTGATGCAACAACCATCATAGAACCCTGAATTGTATCGGTAAGGACAACAGCTCTAAAACCACCAACTGTCGTATATATAATAACCGTCACACCAAAGATAATCAGACCTACAAGGTAAGGATATCCTGTAATGCTCTGAAAAAGTCTCGCACCCCCAATAAACTGGGCGAGCATAGAAGCCATGAAAAAGACAAGCAATGCAATCGAAGAAAGAATAACAACGGCATCGTTGCGATATCGTGCCCTTAAAAACTCTGTAACTGTTACTGCATTAATGCGGCGAGCAATAATAGCAAATTTTTTCCCCAAAACGCCTAACGTTAAAAAAGCAGTAGGGACCTGAATCATAGCGAGAAGAATCCAGCCCAATCCCATTTTATAGGCAACCCCCGGGCCACCTACAAAGCTACTAGCGCTGGTATAGGTAGTTATAATCGCCATGGCTAAAACAAAACCGCCCATGGAGCGGCTTCCAAGAAAATACTCTTCAACAAAACTTTTTGTATCGTGAGTTTTTTTACCTATCTTTCGACTCCAGAGCGCTATAGCCATAACACCGGCAAGATAAAGGACGAGAGGTAAAATCATATAGAATCGTTGCGTCATAGTTCTTCACGACCTTCCTTGTCTGGTGATTCTTCAAGCGAAATATCTTTAAAGAATAATCTAACCACTCCCCAAACAAGAAAAGAAATTCCAATATATCCAACAATGCAACTATAAAAGAACCATGATGGCATGCCAAAAACATACGTATACGACGACGGGTCGCCACTTCCTAAACCGTAGGCTGTTCCATACCACCAAGCAAAAAAGACACCGTAAAGAGCAAGTGAAATAAGAGCTTCTTTATTCGCTTGATTGTACCGGCCTGTTTTCTTCACTCTTATTGCCTCCTTTACTTTCCCTTCATTTTAAAATGGCCGCCCCAACACCCTTTGAGATCAGATATACACACAAAACCTTTTGCACCTATAATTTCTGAAATCTGAGGAATATCAGAACGATGACAAATGACTTTAACAACATAGCGAAGTCCCGCGCGACCTTGTCCAACGAGAACAGTTGCACCGAAACCGGCTTTGCGAATTTGCTCAATAACTAATCGGGTTTCTTGGTTTCGTTCTAAAATGATTTCAAGAGTAACGAAAGCATTAAGTAATTTTTCTTCCAAAAGAGAGCCCATAAAGTTACCTGCTCCATACCCTCCTGCGTAGGCGATAAGTTGAGGGAAGGTCAGGGAGCCACCTCCACCAAGAATATAACCGAGAACAGACATGTAGATCATTACTTCAAGAAAACCGATTGTTGCCGCAAGCCGCCGTCTTCCTCTCACAAGAAAAAGGATCCTCACCGTTCCAAGACTGACATCAAGAATACGAGCGCTAAAGATAAGTGCAAGTCCGAGCAAATCCATGACGCATCATTCTCCTAATTTTATGTAAAGGGAAGGCGGACAGCTCTCTGTCCGCCTTATGCTGTCTGCCAAACTCCGTTCGTAAGAAAAATTACTTTTTCTCTATAATTTCTACCTTATATTCTTTGCGAAGACGCTCTGTTTCTTCAAGATATATTTTAGAACGTTTATCTTTAAGAATGTTAGCCTCTATCTGACCTTTCACGTCTTCAAAAGACTTTAACGAAGCAGGCTTTTTATCTTCAAGCCTGATAATGTGCCACCCAAACTGGCTCTGTACAGGAGCACTTATTTCGCCCTTTTTAAGGGCTTCTGTAGCTTTACTGAATTCAGGAACAACTTGATCACCTTGGAAATAACCTAAATCTCCCTTTTGTTGTTTTGAAGGGCAAGTTGAATACTTTTCAACGGCCTCTTCAAAAGAAAGCTTCTTTGTCTCTATCTCTTCTCGAATCTTTTTTGCTTCCTCTTCGCTTGCCACTAAAATATGGCTTGCTCTCATCTGTGCAGGGATATTAAATTCTGTCAGATGCACAGCGTAATAATCTTTTGCTTCTTTTTCCGTTACGGCAGCTTTACTCAGCATCTTCTCCACGGCAGTCTGACGCAGTAACTCCCTTTTTATATTCTCAAGGCGCTCCATAAATACAGGATCTTTTTCAAGGTTATTATCCTTGGCCCAACGAGCAAAAACTTCGAGATTGATCAACTCGTCTAATATAGCCTTACGTCCTTGCTCATTCTCGTAGTACATGCGCTGCTGAGGATCAAGAGAGTTGATTATATCGTCAACATTCTGTTCTTTTATCTCTACATCGCCTACCCGAGCCAATACGTTGTTCTTTTCATTTTTCGCTTCTTGAGCTCCCGCCATGCTTCCCCAAGCCATCATCACTATGACAGCCATTACACATAAAACTCTCATATTTTTTTTCATACATATCCCTCCAAACCATACGATGCACTGAAACGTTGCCAGTGTATCACAGGCTCTCATCGTCGTCATTCAACAAAGACGAAAGAAAACATACTACATCTTCAGCTTGCATTTCCTTTGCATCTTCACCATAGTGAACTTCCACTATTCCTTCTGCCGCTTTGCGTCCTACAACGACTTTGACAGGAATTCCGAAAAGTTCAAAATCAGCGAATTTTGCCCCCGCTCGTTCATTCCTATCATCAAAAAGGACAACAATCCCATTTTGTGCCATCTCCAGATAAAGATTGGTAGCCAGGTTCATTGCCACTTCATCTTTCACCGACGGAACAATAATATCTACATCGAATGGCGCCAAACCAAAGGGATATGTTTTCTCTCGTGCCAGAGCTGTTAGGATACTGTTAAGATCGATCCAGCCTTTCCATAATGTGCATTTCTCGGTTTGTCCCTGTTGATCCTGGTAAGGGATCCCCTCAATGTCACTCTTTTCGCTCCATACTGCTGCTACTTTGTTCCATAAAAAAGGTTGAAGCTCAAGCCCACAACGTGGACAATTCATTCCTTCACGAAGAAGAGCAACATCACCAATATGCTTTGTTTTAAAATCTCTTCCCCACGTAACTCCTGTGAGGTGATAGTTGGGTTTATTAGCTCCCGTAACAACACCGCTACATCCTTCTATACTTATATCAGCGACTAGACAAACTCTTTCAGGAAGTCCTACAGGGCCAAGATAACCTGGTTTCTGCCCCATTACCGACATGAGTTCGTTCTCTTCTGCTATTCGAACCTTCTTGACCTTTAAAAAGAGAGCCAGCTTTTCTTCACTTATATGCAGATCTCCTCGAATAAGCACTGCTACAGGTCTCCAGCCATCATCAACTTCAGCCATATAAAACATGGTCTTTACTGTTTGTTCAGCAGGAATATGCAAAAATTCGCATAGTTCTTCTATAGAACTTGCATTTGGGGTATGAATTTCTTGCCGAACCATCTCTTTCTCTGTTC of Aminobacterium sp. MB27-C1 contains these proteins:
- a CDS encoding ketopantoate reductase family protein, which encodes MKIAVLGSGAMGCLYGGMLAEAGFNVTLIDVWKDHVDAINTHGLFIEGIGGERTIRSIRAVTSPEEAGECDLLIVFVKATLTSQAMESAKGIIGAHTSVLTLQNGLGNVEKISAVVGEEKVIAGVTGHGSTLLGPGKIRHAGQGDTVIGELSGFIDERLEKIGDLLKKGGFNVKLSPNVMGLIWGKLIVNIGINALTAVTGLKNGRLVDFSETDELLACAVQEAVAVANAKGITLEIDDPVEHTRKVAKLTAANRSSMLQDVSNKRKTEIGVINGAVVQEGRRLGIATPINKVLYNLVSVKEKTYEEV
- a CDS encoding DUF2179 domain-containing protein; the protein is MDLLGLALIFSARILDVSLGTVRILFLVRGRRRLAATIGFLEVMIYMSVLGYILGGGGSLTFPQLIAYAGGYGAGNFMGSLLEEKLLNAFVTLEIILERNQETRLVIEQIRKAGFGATVLVGQGRAGLRYVVKVICHRSDIPQISEIIGAKGFVCISDLKGCWGGHFKMKGK
- a CDS encoding YhdT family protein, producing MKKTGRYNQANKEALISLALYGVFFAWWYGTAYGLGSGDPSSYTYVFGMPSWFFYSCIVGYIGISFLVWGVVRLFFKDISLEESPDKEGREEL
- the panB gene encoding 3-methyl-2-oxobutanoate hydroxymethyltransferase, yielding MAKVTIQKLKEMKQKGEKISMVTAYDYAQAVLVEKSGIEIILVGDSLSMTMLGNDGTVPLTTDEMVAHIKPVVKGAPTPMIVGDMVFGSYNESISQAIRSANRLMKEGGCDVIKLEGGRPEVVSAIVEAGIPVQGHIGLTPQTASMLGGFKVQGKSLEAAQKIVDEAKALEDAGAFSIVVECVPEELGRAITEAVSIPIIGIGAGRYTDGQVLVFHDMLGLFDKFLPKFVKQYAQIGDEIVKALGEYKEEVRSGSFPEDKHTFGGLSRDDLKDLRK
- a CDS encoding IclR family transcriptional regulator; this translates as MTGSKKSSGYVQSIERAMSIIEILDERGELGISEMSNLLSLERSTVHRIVSTLKGLGYVNQNQANHKYSNSFKLFEIGNNVVKSLGLRKQAMPFMRELSEKTNEAVNLAVMDGKYVIYIDKIESQSTIKVDLSIGKRMPSYCTGLGKIMLAYMPEHQVRALLQDEPFIRFTENTVTNFDELLEHLVTIRQQGYCIDNEEYVEGLFCVAAPVWGHSGEVFAALSVAVPKFLYADTERLIAIRDLVIDVAKRFSTTLGYKS
- a CDS encoding peptidylprolyl isomerase; translation: MKKNMRVLCVMAVIVMMAWGSMAGAQEAKNEKNNVLARVGDVEIKEQNVDDIINSLDPQQRMYYENEQGRKAILDELINLEVFARWAKDNNLEKDPVFMERLENIKRELLRQTAVEKMLSKAAVTEKEAKDYYAVHLTEFNIPAQMRASHILVASEEEAKKIREEIETKKLSFEEAVEKYSTCPSKQQKGDLGYFQGDQVVPEFSKATEALKKGEISAPVQSQFGWHIIRLEDKKPASLKSFEDVKGQIEANILKDKRSKIYLEETERLRKEYKVEIIEKK
- the panF gene encoding sodium/pantothenate symporter, producing MTQRFYMILPLVLYLAGVMAIALWSRKIGKKTHDTKSFVEEYFLGSRSMGGFVLAMAIITTYTSASSFVGGPGVAYKMGLGWILLAMIQVPTAFLTLGVLGKKFAIIARRINAVTVTEFLRARYRNDAVVILSSIALLVFFMASMLAQFIGGARLFQSITGYPYLVGLIIFGVTVIIYTTVGGFRAVVLTDTIQGSMMVVASIALLWSVVHAGGGMTSVIQKLHEIDPALITPFGPNNFISKPFILSFWVLVGFAILGLPQTTVKCMGYKDARSMHNAMIVGTFIVGFLMLCMHMVGALGRAVVPNIEVGDLAVPTLTIHLLSPFWAGIFIAGPLAAIMSTVDSMLILASAAIIKDLYLNYISKEPEKVNPAAIGRMSFVVTGILGVMVFLAALRPPSLLVWINLFAFGGLEAVFLWPTILGLYWKRANATGAILSIVAGCGSFIYFTITKVKWMGAHQIVPTIAIGLIAFIIGAYIGKKPDDKTIELFWG